The Linepithema humile isolate Giens D197 chromosome 7, Lhum_UNIL_v1.0, whole genome shotgun sequence genome has a window encoding:
- the LOC105668403 gene encoding bromodomain-containing protein DDB_G0270170-like isoform X2 gives MEALLPSEIARLVLGYLEDQKCTDAAKLFLETSPHLQECRTVLSHGRRFSTRVNGLTLIDVIEKLSAINAMIQERLNKITDCEQLKHCGDLIEQLKFLVEEPRGQRFVSNTQTSNGSPTITCNVRKRRHSNSERIKRIIKSQSNAIQQSDIIMSPPSSHNIDTTPLESLPGNIHSLQQAECSIVEKRDENVSHESHKQCDFDKNNSENIVCNRNNIRISSDDISSIRNCEMDIDDKKKEESSTANITPKRYTTATSTEELLSFSSTEVQTIPYEIHESESESNDEPIENLSILTKEILNRTDLQECIAENINKAIIPTDISLKDENLNDSVEGNTSIMAELNSAIKSIVEATEADPVFEKFLDEIIGPHTETDTSPEEDGEGKLSPKSVNESQEQQGEPVLSNINSPEPMITDVRAPVENDTVDVPLKHRLRSSSRQQCNRIEDEVDKVRDQEKEHSALEDQNAAAILSIINANIINNAPETDKRTFHDPKESVVTNDNSGQKIQTMVSTLDKDDISLASVQKPNDIMPSTSNTVQSKVRKPTVKRPRATKPKRDQAISNSQPITEQEIMTMPTLILCSKEEVNNLLINRSSTIKSSSSRFIPIAPKDSNKIKETVETVYLKTVNVAQKPIAATQPVVVEEANNFVNQVLPQGKNSKISKELKTVPKFDTTVPVTIINQQVLDQPQIIESMSTGKIAGDESITLYGNETSAKTSLDGTNMPMINLEENISMSESGLSPYLKFNCNKTNQSHNLSDIDLAPMMENARKRSADNDATEKQQSPNADIIAKRTPKSLLKSRSKNHRLSLSTPRKRSSHVRALDFSTPTMSSARKASGEGNNTQFLSSSTKRLKSVCRTSLFRSPLSSTSTQKQKSPIKVCQPYRIPIATRSPAPKLMGGWDKYNGVGVIIGEVSPHGSASCSSSEDKTVQHKPSKAVTESWDADLRKSIQLNKKDEVVTKKPGKRKRDSIKEKNDVHMNAKYSPRSTKSKKRKTNKIDRKSSHDAENIEENETEENSQDNTYRTAAITEGNNEEENLKKTVINTADSTTNKPAKVLKSASIDETSVEINSTSALNSNTVIEKKPVKKYAQLKTITTNLRKSDDQMKKKTEDAQISEISRILSVDSTQHTCSILRLPDMISLETPRKFDNMSGPPPTPRVLSPSSNIVTPFIKISEDSSKIRSFITTPEFPITPCVALTPKEETTRDIKGEYNSSYYKPKSEQVQDSELSKPRDSSLQESPIISSSHISLHSTHNSLTSGNTYQTSKLEITQFEVIKENLPREEAIKELKIASSSKDSDLNASIVIDRHVDLIEINEFKGVSEINDNYVADSHNNPHNDSAESNSSSSSDTSSSSSSSSTSSSNTDTSTSGSSNCDKAQSKTSTDTSNDFAEKGINASKNERSTDIPIDTCKKSDNDLIEEQESSPQKVFAIVKTDEQIEATMKETPVKDETLLNEAVISETPSSSKSGMEHFTNLSTKISAIITEDEKLSKVSKPSKDNNKIQINKLKAKPKIISMQYIRPGSSKIVIEPEKEPVKDHHRPEHDKVMQQLEEKRQRMIAKIKDTSKPNLSKVTKRKCISNALKKIGREPRKTLPIPKSSLKKNANKDVNKNAKCEDKPQKISTINTRKRYQQQKLNFVHKCCDNEEDRKKNAELKNAASNLTNYGNKPLNDHTKKQSYKGNICAENNLAKNQNKESESLQSHKTSSSENQEYLKEKSNVKENTEKSCSVKSNSTKEEGEKLQDNTKNAKSSEQEVTSTEHIVQKTSTADKAKQEICDQPEDKTNKPRHFASHPDKSECFKILRYKVDQVKRDLFSDEESDHRSSSAVSEKTSKEVINTETENLDLIEIPSKRENVNPENPKQELSSVLQCLRLVPAYKNENLHNGENQIEEQHEEQSEYENKDNVNNELHQAANIHHYKAEYHFVHDDSAPIRKRRRRYSAHELQIEINHADVSDPNISSPIECIRIMKASDFEEIFNLAPKSKKRAISKRSPTKNDKGNEMDKDAFTLKEAAKPLATSSPVEPPTDKLSKTKLKKMITKTATTNRTDTNTQSEARKKQKVDKHQEKVSDTAKSRKRKLSETKETKQIEKKPCLIDPQMLLNNMNKEDLNNLLDKVHGPV, from the exons ATGGAAGCTTTATTGCCGTCTGAAATAGCTCGATTAGTCCTTG GTTATTTAGAAGATCAGAAATGTACTGATGCAGCTAAGTTATTTTTGGAAACATCTCCTCATTTACAAGAATGTCGTACTGTACTTTCTCATGGAAGGAGATTTAGCACTCGAGTCAATGGTTTAACTTTGATAGatgttattgaaaaattgtctGCCATTAACGCTATGA TTCAAGAGCGATTGAATAAAATCACGGACTGTGAACAATTGAAGCATTGTGGAGATCTAATAGAACAACTCAAGTTTCTTGTAGAAGAGCCACGTGGCCAACGATttgtt AGTAACACACAAACATCAAATGGTTCACCTACCATCACATGTAATGTGCGTAAAAGACGTCATAGTAACAGTGAACGGATTAAACGCATTATTAAATCCCAATCAAATGCTATACAACAATCGGATATTATAATGAGTCCGC cAAGTAGCCACAATATCGATACAACTCCATTAGAGAGTCTGCCTGGAAATATTCATTCATTACAACAGGCAGAATGTAGTATAGTCGAGAAAAGAGATGAAAATGTTTCACATGAATCTCATAAACAATgtgattttgataaaaataacagtgaaaatattgtatgcaacagaaataatattcgGATAAGTTCag atgaTATCTCAAGTATAAGAAATTGCGAAATGGATAttgacgataaaaaaaaggaagaaagcaGCACAGCTAACATAACACCTAAACGATATACCACAGCCACAAGTACAGAAGAATTGTTGAGTTTTTCCAGCACAGAAGTTCAAACTATTCCTTATGAAATACACGAATCAGAGTCCGAGTCGAACGACGAGCCTATTGAAAATCTCAGT atattaacaaaagaaatCTTAAATCGTACAGACTTACAAGAATGTATTGCGGAGAATATCAACAAAGCAATCATTCCTACAGACATATCTCTCAAGGATGAGAACTTGAATGATTCAGTAGAAGGAAATACTTCCATTATGGCCGAGTTAAATAGTGCTATTAAGTCAATTGTAGAAGCAACAGAAGCCGATCCTGTATTTGAAAAGTTTCTCGATGAAATCATCGGACCGCACACAGAGACTGATACAAGTCCGGAGGAAGATGGTGAAGGAAAACTAAGTCCAAAATCTGTTAAtga ATCGCAAGAACAACAAGGAGAACCAGTTTTGAGCAATATTAATTCACCAGAGCCAATGATAACCGATGTGAGAGCACCTGTAGAAAACGACACAGTGGATGTGCCTTTGAAACACAGGCTTCGCAGTTCTTCTAGACAACAATGTAATCGAATTGAAGACGAAGTTGACAAAGTGAGAGATCAAGAAAAAGAGCACAGCGCTTTGGAAGATCAAAATGCAGCCGCGATATTAAGCATTATTAATgccaatattattaataacgcaCCTGAAACTGATAAAAGAACTTTTCATGATCCAAAAGAATCAGTAGTCACAAACGACAACAGTGGACAAAAAATCCAAACGATGGTATCTACCTTAGATAAAGATGACATATCTTTAGCATCAGTTCAAAAACCAAACGATATTATGCCATCGACAAGTAACACCGTACAGTCGAAGGTTAGGAAACCAACAGTGAAGCGACCAAGAGCTACGAAACCTAAACGTGATCAAGCGATCAGTAACAGTCAGCCTATAACGGAACAAGAAATCATGACTATGCCAACATTAATACTATGCTCGAAAGAAGAAgtaaataatcttttgatAAATCGTTCGTCAACCATTAAATCGAGTTCTTCGCGTTTTATTCCGATCGCTCCGaaagattcaaataaaattaaggaaACTGTGGAAACTGTGTATTTAAAAACGGTAAATGTAGCACAGAAACCGATAGCCGCAACACAGCCTGTTGTAGTGGAAGAAGCAAACAATTTCGTTAACCAAGTGCTACCGCAAGggaaaaatagcaaaattagcaaagaattaaaaactgtGCCCAAATTTGATACGACAGTACCTGTCACTATTATTAATCAACAAGTTTTAGATCAGCCACAGATAATAGAATCGATGTCAACAGGTAAGATCGCTGGAGATGAATCGATAACGCTTTACGGCAATGAGACCAGTGCGAAAACGTCATTGGACGGCACTAACATGCCTATGATCAATCTGGAGGAAAATATCAGCATGTCGGAAAGCGGTCTTTCTCCATATCTGAAATTCAATTGTAACAAAACCAACCAAAGTCACAATCTCTCGGACATTGATTTAGCACCCATGATGGAAAACGCGAGAAAAAGATCAGCGGATAACGATGCAACTGAGAAGCAGCAGTCGCCTAACGCCGATATTATTGCTAAACGCACGCCGAAGTCCCTGTTAAAAAGTAGGTCCAAAAATCATAGATTAAGTTTGTCCACACCGCGTAAGCGAAGCAGTCACGTGAGAGCGCTTGACTTTAGCACTCCCACGATGAGCTCTGCTAGGAAAGCGAGCGGTGAAGGTAACAACACTCAATTCTTGTCTTCGTCAACAAAACGTTTGAAATCTGTTTGTAGAACCTCGTTGTTTAGATCACCACTGTCTAGTACTTCCACTCAGAAACAAAAGAGTCCAATCAAAGTTTGTCAACCTTATAGAATTCCCATAGCCACTAGAAGTCCTGCACCAAAACTCATGGGTGGTTGGGACAAATATAACGGTGTTGGTGTTATTATAGGTGAAGTATCTCCGCATGGGAGTGCATCTTGTTCGTCCTCCGAAGATAAGACTGTTCAGCACAAGCCTTCTAAAGCGGTAACGGAAAGTTGGGATGCTGATTTACGCAAAAGTATACAATTGAATAAGAAAGACGAGGTTGTGACTAAGAAACCtgggaagaggaagagagattCTATTAAAGAGAAGAATGATGTACACATGAATGCTAAATACAGTCCACGGTCAACTAAGagcaaaaagagaaaaactaACAAAATAGATAGGAAGTCCAGCCACGATGCGGAAAACATCGAAGAGAACGAAACAGAAGAGAATTCCCAAGACAACACATATCGCACTGCTGCGATAACAGAGGGAAATAACGAGGAAGAAAATTTGAAGAAGACTGTTATAAACACAGCAGATTCTACCACGAATAAACCGGCCAAAGTTTTGAAATCAGCCAGTATTGACGAGACATCGGTAGAGATAAACAGTACAAGCGCACTTAACAGCAATACGGTGATTGAGAAGAAACCTGTGAAAAAATACGCACAATTAAAAACGATAACGACCAATTTAAGGAAGTCTGATGatcaaatgaaaaagaaaacggaAGACGCGCAGATTTCCGAGATCTCGAGAATTTTGTCTGTCGACAGTACACAGCACACCTGCTCGATCTTGCGACTGCCTGATATGATTAGCTTAGAGACACCTAGGAAGTTCGACAATATGTCTGGTCCTCCGCCGACACCGAGAGTTCTAAGTCCTAGTAGCAATATCGTCACGCCGTTCATCAAAATTAGTGAAGACTCCAGTAAGATACGTAGCTTTATTACCACGCCGGAATTTCCGATAACTCCGTGCGTAGCTTTAACTCCGAAGGAAGAGACAACTAGGGATATTAAGGGTGAATACAATTCTTCATATTACAAACCGAAATCTGAACAAGTTCAGGACTCTGAATTGTCTAAGCCTAGAGATAGCAGTTTACAGGAGTCTCCTATTATATCGTCATCGCACATATCATTACATTCGACGCACAATAGCCTTACATCTGGCAATACTTATCAGACCTCTAAATTAGAGATAACGCAGTTCGAAGTGATTAAGGAGAACTTGCCAAGGGAAGAGGCTATAAAGGAGCTCAAAATTGCATCCAGTTCGAAAGATTCAGATCTCAATGCGTCTATTGTCATAGATCGCCATGTAGATTTAATAGAGATAAATGAATTTAAAGGCGTAAGTGAGATAAACGACAATTACGTTGCGGATTCCCACAACAATCCTCACAACGATTCTGCGGAGAGTAATAGCTCCTCGTCGTCTGACACTTCGTCATCGTCTTCGTCATCGTCTACATCCAGTTCGAACACGGATACGTCGACGTCGGGTTCATCAAATTGCGACAAAGCACAGAGTAAAACGAGCACGGACACCAGCAATGATTTTGCGGAGAAAGGCATTAACGCATCCAAAAACGAGCGATCGACTGATATACCAATcgatacatgtaaaaaatccGATAACGATCTGATCGAAGAACAAGAATCATCACCGCAGAAAGTATTCGCGATCGTAAAAACTGATGAGCAGATAGAAGCCACGATGAAGGAAACTCCCGTCAAAGATGAAACTCTGTTAAACGAGGCCGTTATTTCGGAAACGCCTAGCAGCTCGAAAAGCGGAATGGAACATTTCACTAATTTGTCGACAAAGATATCGGCCATTATAACGGAAGACGAAAAATTGTCAAAAGTGAGCAAACCGTCGAAggataacaataaaattcaaatcaaCAAGTTGAAAGCAAAGCCGAAGATAATAAGCATGCAATATATTCGACCAGGATCATCGAAGATTGTCATCGAGCCTGAAAAAGAGCCCGTTAAAGACCATCATCGACCCGAACACGATAAAGTCATGCAGCAATTAGAAGAAAAGCGGCAACGCATGATCGCAAAGATTAAGGATACTTCAAAACCGAATCTTTCTAAAGTGACGAAGCGTAAATGCATTTCCAACGCTCTGAAGAAGATTGGCAGAGAACCACGAAAGACACTGCCAATTCCAAAGTCTTCTCTCAAGAAGAATGCTAATAAAGATGTCAATAAGAATGCGAAGTGTGAAGATAAACCACAAAAAATTTCGACAATAAATACTCGGAAAAGATATCAGCAGCAAAAGCTGAATTTCGTACATAAATGCTGTGATAACGAAGAAGACAGGAAGAAGAATGCCGAATTGAAAAATGCAGCTTCTAACTTAAcaaattatggaaataaacCACTCAATGATCATACGAAAAAACAATCATATAAAGGTAACATCTGTGCGGAAAATAATTTGGCTAAAAATCAGAATAAAGAAAGCGAATCCTTACAGTCGCATAAAACTTCTTCGTCGGAAAATCAAGaatatctaaaagaaaaatcgaacGTTAAGGAAAATACGGAGAAAAGCTGCAGCGTCAAAAGTAATAGCACCAaagaagaaggagagaaaCTTCAAGATAATAccaaaaatgcaaaaagctCGGAACAAGAAGTGACTTCCACTGAacatattgtacaaaaaacaTCAACTGCAGATAAGGCGAAACAGGAAATTTGTGATCAACCGGAAGATAAAACGAATAAGCCGAGACACTTTGCAAGTCACCCCGACAAGTctgaatgttttaaaatattacggtaCAAAGTGGATCAAGTAAAGCGCGACTTGTTTAGCGACGAGGAAAGTGATCACAGATCATCTTCAGCCGTAAGCGAGAAAACTAGCAAGGAGGTGATTAATACGGAAACCGAAAACCTTGATCTCATTGAAATTCCAAGTAAGAGGGAAAACGTTAATCCCGAAAATCCCAAGCAAGAATTGTCGTCTGTTCTTCAGTGTCTGCGATTAGTGCCGGCATACAAAAATGAGAATTTGCACAATGGTGAAAACCAGATTGAAGAGCAACATGAGGAACAGAGTGAATATGAAAACAAGGACAATGTCAACAATGAATTACACCAAGCAGCCAATATTCATCATTACAAAGCGGAGTATCATTTTGTGCACGATGACAGTGCACCGATAAGAAAGAGAAGACGAAGGTACAGCGCACATGAGCTACAAATCGAAATCAATCACGCTGATGTTTCCGATCCAAATATTTCCAGTCCCATTGAGTGCATTAGGATAATGAAAGCCTCCGACTTTGaggaaatatttaatctagCGCCGAAATCTAAAAAACGGGCGATAAGCAAGAGATCACCCACCAAAAATGATAAAGGCAACGAAATGGACAAAGATGCGTTTACTTTAAAAGAAGCTGCGAAACCTTTGGCTACCTCATCTCCTGTAGAGCCTCCTACAGATAAGTTAtcaaaaactaaattaaagaAGATGATTACTAAGACTGCTACGACAAACAGAACTGACACCAATACGCAATCCGAAGCAAGGAAGAAGCAAAAAGTTGATAAGCATCAGGAAAAAG TTTCAGATACTGCCAAAAGTCGGAAGAGGAAACTGTCGGAAACAAAAGAAACGAAACAG attgaaaaaaagCCGTGCTTAATTGATCCACAAATGTTGCTTAATAACATGAACAAAGAAGATCTGAATAACCTTCTGGATAAAGTTCATGGACCTGTATAA